From bacterium, the proteins below share one genomic window:
- a CDS encoding ABC-F family ATP-binding cassette domain-containing protein: protein MLISAQIEEKANGSKLLIKNAELKLQESEKVGLIGRNGTGKTTLLRIMDGADSDYIGMVERRPKLVMITTDQEQAARPGVSVLDYVLDGLREYRTLTQIIEEYPNLMGEDLDKITEYSDALERYAQFGYYHIVDQVRASLRAYQLQDSQIDGPFMRLSGGQKRFAQLVQVEYSGADLLILDEPTNHMDYVAKGVFVEWLKNTQSGVLVISHDRDVLAAVDRIVELKDRQLHSYPGSYKDFLKQNATSNVSAMHQYEVTVKTLENRREALKLAQIKKQRSKQSPNPFIPLVRRFEKEIAHLEESLVKPTIWIDQTSSAELKTSQAAQYQKYKTKNIRIKDKDLDVASHSQQLVLVDVLALGYDAPLFKDVSFSVRTGERVQIVGRNGAGKTTFVDVLCATATGKKFASTIFDGYIDCSPQLVIGRYKQEIDAAYLDITLGAAIAEIYRTSGQAVNHEAITQTLIEYLFEHSDSEVPVRQLSGGQKARVQLIAMLAHRPNLLILDEPTNHLDLPSIEELESALKKYTGAILYISHDSYFAKAVGGQTIEL, encoded by the coding sequence ATGCTTATTAGTGCGCAAATCGAAGAAAAGGCAAACGGCTCGAAGCTGCTAATCAAGAATGCCGAACTCAAGCTGCAGGAATCTGAGAAGGTTGGGTTAATTGGTCGTAATGGCACAGGAAAGACAACACTACTTCGGATTATGGATGGAGCTGATAGTGATTATATCGGCATGGTGGAGCGCAGGCCGAAACTCGTCATGATTACGACCGACCAAGAACAAGCTGCTCGGCCTGGTGTTTCGGTGCTCGATTATGTACTCGATGGCTTGCGAGAATATCGTACGCTAACTCAGATCATTGAAGAATATCCGAATTTGATGGGGGAGGATCTCGATAAAATCACTGAATATTCTGATGCCCTGGAGAGGTACGCCCAGTTTGGCTATTATCATATAGTTGATCAGGTAAGAGCGTCACTACGAGCCTACCAGCTTCAAGACTCACAAATCGACGGGCCATTTATGCGTCTTTCTGGCGGCCAGAAGCGTTTTGCGCAGCTAGTGCAGGTTGAGTATTCAGGCGCCGATTTATTAATTCTTGACGAACCGACTAACCATATGGACTATGTGGCAAAGGGAGTCTTTGTAGAATGGCTCAAAAACACGCAGTCTGGCGTATTGGTGATCTCTCACGATCGAGATGTATTGGCAGCAGTCGATCGCATCGTCGAGCTCAAGGATCGACAATTACATTCTTATCCGGGTAGTTATAAAGATTTTCTGAAGCAAAATGCGACGTCAAATGTGTCTGCCATGCACCAATACGAGGTCACTGTGAAGACGTTGGAAAATCGGCGTGAAGCACTCAAGCTCGCGCAGATAAAAAAGCAGCGCTCGAAGCAGTCACCAAACCCCTTTATCCCACTCGTGCGGCGATTCGAAAAAGAAATCGCCCACTTAGAAGAAAGCCTGGTGAAACCTACTATTTGGATTGATCAAACGTCGAGTGCTGAGTTGAAGACCAGTCAGGCTGCACAATATCAGAAGTATAAGACAAAGAATATCCGAATTAAAGACAAAGACCTTGACGTTGCGAGTCATTCCCAGCAGCTTGTACTGGTCGACGTATTAGCTCTTGGGTATGATGCGCCGCTATTTAAGGATGTAAGCTTTTCGGTGCGAACTGGTGAACGGGTGCAAATTGTTGGGCGCAATGGTGCCGGCAAGACAACATTTGTCGATGTTTTGTGCGCCACGGCTACAGGCAAGAAATTCGCAAGCACTATCTTCGATGGCTATATCGACTGCTCTCCACAGCTTGTCATTGGTCGCTACAAGCAGGAAATTGATGCAGCTTATCTCGACATTACACTGGGAGCTGCTATAGCTGAGATTTATCGTACGTCTGGCCAGGCTGTCAATCATGAAGCCATCACTCAGACATTGATCGAATATCTCTTCGAGCACAGTGATAGTGAAGTGCCAGTACGGCAGCTTTCTGGAGGGCAAAAAGCCCGGGTGCAGCTTATCGCCATGCTGGCGCATCGGCCAAACTTACTCATCCTTGACGAACCGACAAACCATCTCGACCTCCCATCTATCGAAGAGCTCGAGAGTGCACTCAAGAAATACACTGGTGCTATACTGTATATTTCCCATGATAGCTACTTCGCGAAAGCTGTCGGCGGACAAACAATCGAATTGTAG